A stretch of Chaetodon auriga isolate fChaAug3 chromosome 21, fChaAug3.hap1, whole genome shotgun sequence DNA encodes these proteins:
- the adcyap1a gene encoding adenylate cyclase activating polypeptide 1a isoform X4, which produces MSSKATLALLIYGIMMHYSVNCSPVGLSFPSVRLDSEVYDEDGNSLQSLDYDRDQMDHVRSPVSVADDVYSLYYPPAEKSGGKTLEDSSEPLSKRHSDGIFTDSYSRYRKQMAVKKYLAAVLGKSLEDIGIQQILQDIDFDALPDGDEFEAFLGDWLKQFSPEFPAL; this is translated from the exons ATGTCTAGCAAAGCGACTTTAGCTTTACTCATCTATGGAATCATGATGCATTACAGCGTCAACTGCTCACCTGTGGGGCTTAGCTTTCCCAGTGTTAG ACTCGACAGTGAGGTTTATGATGAGGATGGGAACTCCTTACAGTCCCTGGATTACGACAGAGACCAAATGGATCATGTGAGGAGCCCTGTGTCTGTGGCTGACGACGTCTACTCGTTGTATTACCCACCAGCAGAGAAAAG CGGGGGGAAAACACTGGAGGACAGCTCGGAGCCTCTGTCCAAGCGACACTCAGACGGGATCTTCACAGACAGCTACAGCCGCTACAGAAAGCAAATGGCGGTCAAGAAATACCTGGCGGCAGTCCTTGGGAAAAG CCTTGAAGACATAGGTATTCAACAAATCCTACAAGACATAGACTTTGATGCCCTCCCGGACGGGGATGAGTTTGAGGCTTTTTTGGGAGACTGGCTGAAACAGTTTTCTCCCGAATTTCCG GCTTTGTGA
- the adcyap1a gene encoding adenylate cyclase activating polypeptide 1a isoform X3, which yields MSSKATLALLIYGIMMHYSVNCSPVGLSFPSVRLDSEVYDEDGNSLQSLDYDRDQMDHVRSPVSVADDVYSLYYPPAEKRTERHADGMFNKAYRKALGQLSARKYLHSLMAKRVGGGKTLEDSSEPLSKRHSDGIFTDSYSRYRKQMAVKKYLAAVLGKSLEDIGIQQILQDIDFDALPDGDEFEAFLGDWLKQFSPEFPAL from the exons ATGTCTAGCAAAGCGACTTTAGCTTTACTCATCTATGGAATCATGATGCATTACAGCGTCAACTGCTCACCTGTGGGGCTTAGCTTTCCCAGTGTTAG ACTCGACAGTGAGGTTTATGATGAGGATGGGAACTCCTTACAGTCCCTGGATTACGACAGAGACCAAATGGATCATGTGAGGAGCCCTGTGTCTGTGGCTGACGACGTCTACTCGTTGTATTACCCACCAGCAGAGAAAAG AACGGAAAGGCACGCAGACGGCATGTTTAATAAAGCCTACAGGAAAGCGCTGGGTCAGTTATCAGCAAGGAAATATCTGCATTCTCTGATGGCAAAACGTGTAGG CGGGGGGAAAACACTGGAGGACAGCTCGGAGCCTCTGTCCAAGCGACACTCAGACGGGATCTTCACAGACAGCTACAGCCGCTACAGAAAGCAAATGGCGGTCAAGAAATACCTGGCGGCAGTCCTTGGGAAAAG CCTTGAAGACATAGGTATTCAACAAATCCTACAAGACATAGACTTTGATGCCCTCCCGGACGGGGATGAGTTTGAGGCTTTTTTGGGAGACTGGCTGAAACAGTTTTCTCCCGAATTTCCG GCTTTGTGA
- the adcyap1a gene encoding adenylate cyclase activating polypeptide 1a isoform X2: MSSKATLALLIYGIMMHYSVNCSPVGLSFPSVRLDSEVYDEDGNSLQSLDYDRDQMDHVRSPVSVADDVYSLYYPPAEKSGGKTLEDSSEPLSKRHSDGIFTDSYSRYRKQMAVKKYLAAVLGKSLEDIGIQQILQDIDFDALPDGDEFEAFLGDWLKQFSPEFPVSFRLFPDAVSSRGRLMSLPFLLTFNS, from the exons ATGTCTAGCAAAGCGACTTTAGCTTTACTCATCTATGGAATCATGATGCATTACAGCGTCAACTGCTCACCTGTGGGGCTTAGCTTTCCCAGTGTTAG ACTCGACAGTGAGGTTTATGATGAGGATGGGAACTCCTTACAGTCCCTGGATTACGACAGAGACCAAATGGATCATGTGAGGAGCCCTGTGTCTGTGGCTGACGACGTCTACTCGTTGTATTACCCACCAGCAGAGAAAAG CGGGGGGAAAACACTGGAGGACAGCTCGGAGCCTCTGTCCAAGCGACACTCAGACGGGATCTTCACAGACAGCTACAGCCGCTACAGAAAGCAAATGGCGGTCAAGAAATACCTGGCGGCAGTCCTTGGGAAAAG CCTTGAAGACATAGGTATTCAACAAATCCTACAAGACATAGACTTTGATGCCCTCCCGGACGGGGATGAGTTTGAGGCTTTTTTGGGAGACTGGCTGAAACAGTTTTCTCCCGAATTTCCGGTGAGTTTCAGGCTCTTTCCTGATGCCGTGTCCTCGCGGGGGCGTCTCATgtccctccctttccttctcACCTTTAACTCTTAA
- the adcyap1a gene encoding adenylate cyclase activating polypeptide 1a isoform X1: MSSKATLALLIYGIMMHYSVNCSPVGLSFPSVRLDSEVYDEDGNSLQSLDYDRDQMDHVRSPVSVADDVYSLYYPPAEKRTERHADGMFNKAYRKALGQLSARKYLHSLMAKRVGGGKTLEDSSEPLSKRHSDGIFTDSYSRYRKQMAVKKYLAAVLGKSLEDIGIQQILQDIDFDALPDGDEFEAFLGDWLKQFSPEFPVSFRLFPDAVSSRGRLMSLPFLLTFNS; this comes from the exons ATGTCTAGCAAAGCGACTTTAGCTTTACTCATCTATGGAATCATGATGCATTACAGCGTCAACTGCTCACCTGTGGGGCTTAGCTTTCCCAGTGTTAG ACTCGACAGTGAGGTTTATGATGAGGATGGGAACTCCTTACAGTCCCTGGATTACGACAGAGACCAAATGGATCATGTGAGGAGCCCTGTGTCTGTGGCTGACGACGTCTACTCGTTGTATTACCCACCAGCAGAGAAAAG AACGGAAAGGCACGCAGACGGCATGTTTAATAAAGCCTACAGGAAAGCGCTGGGTCAGTTATCAGCAAGGAAATATCTGCATTCTCTGATGGCAAAACGTGTAGG CGGGGGGAAAACACTGGAGGACAGCTCGGAGCCTCTGTCCAAGCGACACTCAGACGGGATCTTCACAGACAGCTACAGCCGCTACAGAAAGCAAATGGCGGTCAAGAAATACCTGGCGGCAGTCCTTGGGAAAAG CCTTGAAGACATAGGTATTCAACAAATCCTACAAGACATAGACTTTGATGCCCTCCCGGACGGGGATGAGTTTGAGGCTTTTTTGGGAGACTGGCTGAAACAGTTTTCTCCCGAATTTCCGGTGAGTTTCAGGCTCTTTCCTGATGCCGTGTCCTCGCGGGGGCGTCTCATgtccctccctttccttctcACCTTTAACTCTTAA
- the adcyap1a gene encoding adenylate cyclase activating polypeptide 1a isoform X5, with the protein MSSKATLALLIYGIMMHYSVNCSPVGLSFPSVRLDSEVYDEDGNSLQSLDYDRDQMDHVRSPVSVADDVYSLYYPPAEKSGGKTLEDSSEPLSKRHSDGIFTDSYSRYRKQMAVKKYLAAVLGKRYRQRIRNKGRRLAYL; encoded by the exons ATGTCTAGCAAAGCGACTTTAGCTTTACTCATCTATGGAATCATGATGCATTACAGCGTCAACTGCTCACCTGTGGGGCTTAGCTTTCCCAGTGTTAG ACTCGACAGTGAGGTTTATGATGAGGATGGGAACTCCTTACAGTCCCTGGATTACGACAGAGACCAAATGGATCATGTGAGGAGCCCTGTGTCTGTGGCTGACGACGTCTACTCGTTGTATTACCCACCAGCAGAGAAAAG CGGGGGGAAAACACTGGAGGACAGCTCGGAGCCTCTGTCCAAGCGACACTCAGACGGGATCTTCACAGACAGCTACAGCCGCTACAGAAAGCAAATGGCGGTCAAGAAATACCTGGCGGCAGTCCTTGGGAAAAGGTATAGACAGAGAATTAGAAACAAAGGACGCCGGCTGGCATATTTGTAG
- the LOC143339708 gene encoding tyrosine-protein kinase yes-like — MGCIKSKEDKGPTMKYRPENSSVSDPNATATTPHIGHYGPDPTQLQQNQAPSSSSGSGAVNFNHTLTPFGGSSSAMTPFGGASSSFSGPVSNSFSGAVSSGVTFFVALYDYEARTSDDLSFKKGDRFQIINNTEGDWWEARSINTGRKGYIPSNYVAPADSIQAEEWYFGKMGRKDAERLLLNPGNHRGTFLVRESETTKGAYSLSIRDWDEAKGDNVKHYKIRKLDSGGYYITTRAQFDTLQKLVKHYTEHADGLCHRLTTVCPTVKPQTQGLAKDAWEIPRESLRLELKLGQGCFGEVWMGTWNGTTKVAIKTLKPGTMSPEAFLQEAQIMKKLRHDKLVPLYAVVSEEPIYIVTEYMAKGSLLDFLKEGDGKFLKLPLLVDMAAQIADGMAFIERMNYIHRDLRAANILVGDNLVCKIADFGLARLIEDNEYTARQGAKFPIKWTAPEAALYGRFTIKSDVWSFGILLTELVTKGRVPYPGMVNREVLEQVERGYRMPCPQGCPESLHEMMKLCWKKDPDERPTFEYLQSFLEDYFTATEPQYQPGENL; from the exons ATGGGCTGCATAAAGAGCAAAGAGGACAAGGGTCCTACGATGAAGTATCGGCCAGAAAATTCCTCGGTGTCAGACCCCAACGCCACCGCCACCACACCTCACATAGGTCACTACGGTCCGGATCCcacccagctgcagcagaatcaagccccctcctcctcatcaggcTCTGGGGCTGTAAACTTCAACCACACCCTCACGCCGTTTGGCGGCTCCTCATCTGCCATGACTCCCTTTGGAGGGGCGTCGTCCTCCTTCTCCGGTCCTGTGTCCAACTCCTTCTCTGGTGCTGTCTCGA gtggCGTTACGTTCTTCGTGGCCTTGTATGACTATGAAGCTCGGACATCAGATGATCTTTCGTTTAAAAAAGGAGACCGCTTCCAGATCATCAACAATAC agaaggagactgGTGGGAGGCTCGCTCCATCAACACCGGGAGGAAAGGCTACATCCCGAGCAATTACGTGGCCCCTGCTGACTCCATCCAGGCTGAAGA GTGGTACTTTGGTAAAATGGGACGCAAAGAtgcagagaggctgctgctgaatccAGGGAACCATCGAGGAACTTTCCTGGTGCGAGAAAGTGAAACTACTAAAG GTGCTTATTCTCTCTCCATACGAGACTGGGATGAAGCCAAAGGAGACAATGTGAAACACTACAAGATCCGCAAGCTTGACAGCGGGGGATACTACATCACCACACGGGCGCAGTTTGACACCTTGCAGAAGCTCGTCAAACACTACACAG AGCACGCCGACGGGCTTTGCCACAGGCTGACCACGGTGTGCCCCACAGTCAAGCCTCAGACCCAGGGGCTTGCTAAAGATGCCTGGGAGATCCCCCGGGAGTCCCTGCGACTGGAGCTCAAACTGGGCCAGGGCTGCTTCGGAGAAGTCTGGATGG gcaCATGGAACGGCACAACTAAGGTGGCCATAAAGACGCTGAAGCCGGGCACCATGTCGCCTGAGGCCTTCCTCCAAGAGGCTCAGATCATGAAGAAGCTCAGACACGACAAACTGGTGCCTCTCTATGCTGTGGTGTCTGAGGAGCCCATTTATATCGTCACAGAGTACATGGCCAAAG GAAGCTTGCTGGACTTCCTCAAAGAGGGTGACGGCAAATTCCTGAAGCTCCCCTTGCTGGTGGACATGGCCGCACAG aTCGCTGACGGCATGGCTTTCATCGAGAGGATGAACTACATCCACCGGGACCTGCGTGCCGCTAACATTCTCGTGGGAGACAACCTGGTGTGCAAGATCGCTGACTTTGGTCTGGCCAGGTTGATAGAGGACAATGAGTACACGGCGAGGCAag GAGCCAAATTCCCCATTAAATGGACGGCCCCCGAGGCTGCTCTGTACGGCCGCTTCACCATCAAGTCAGACGTCTGGTCCTTTGGGATCTTACTCACCGAGCTCGTCACCAAAGGCAGAGTGCCCTATCCAG GCATGGTGAACCGGGAGGtgctggagcaggtggagcGAGGCTACCGCATGCCCTGCCCCCAGGGGTGCCCCGAGTCCCTGCACGAGATGATGAAGCTCTGCTGGAAGAAAGATCCGGACGAGAGGCCCACTTTCGAGTACCTCCAGTCCTTCCTAGAGGACTATTTCACGGCCACAGAGCCGCAGTACCAACCTGGAGAGAACCTATAG